The DNA region CCAGCCTCGCTCGATGCAAACGCGACATTACCGTTCCTGCTTCTATGTCTAATATGTTCGCGATTTCCGCATAGCTAAACCCTTGCCAATCTTTTAACAGTAAAATATCTCTGTGTTCTGCAGAAATCGAACCAAGCGCTGTATGCAATAAAACGTATTGTTGCTGCTGTATCATTGATTGTTGAGGATCAGCAAAGTCACTGGTTAACTCGGGAATAACTTTACCTGAGAGCTCAATATCACTCAGCGATTCGCTTGCGCGAATTTTCAACGCTCTAAGACGATCAATGGCTTTATTTCGAACCACTCTAAACAGCAGCAATCGAAACTCATGCGAGTCACTGGGTAAACGAGCTTGCTTTAGCAACGAATAACAGGCATCTTGCATAACGTCACTGGCATCATCTCGATTACGTAACATGTGCATGGCCATGGCAAATGCCCCTGGTGAATGTTGTTGAATATATTGGTTAAACAACGCCTTTCTCATTTTCCACTCTGTTTAATAGGTACAACGACATAAAACTAAAAATATTCCATCATCAAACACGTTTTTTTAAGATTATGCTAGTATAACGCGCTTAAACGACGGGGAATTCCGGCAATCATACGGTTTCGATACCTAACCTTAGGAACTAAAACTTCAATGACGATCTATTTATTAGGCAGCTTGCTTTTGATTCCTGTGCTGCTGTTAGCAGCCCCACCCGCAATATTTGAACAAAAAGGTCGCCGCGATATCGCTTTCTATTACCTATTGGCGATGGAGGCTGTTCAATTAACTATCGTGATTATGTACTGGAGCAAGCCTTCAGTAGCGGCTTTTTGGGTACAAGCATTGGTTGGACTTTCATTAAGTCTCAGCGCGCTTTATTTAGGTTTGGCAAAGAAACTACCCACTTGGAGTTTAACTTTACTCATCCTACTCGCTTTCAACGGTGGGCTAATCTATTTAACCTTGCCTTGGTTAGACTCAGTGACAACATAACGAGTTAAAGCGGTATTACGCTTCAATCGTTCCTTCGCTTGTCGGACTATAAATAAAGATATCTCGATAAGCTGCGTATATTGACGCTAGGTAAATGGGTAATATGGCAAGCAGTGCTATACCAAACGTAAATACCACCAGGACCCCTAAGCTCATCAAAATCAGCGCATAAAATAATAGTGTAGGCACATTGCGAAGGCACGCTATAGCGCTAAGTTGCACCGCTTGAGTAACGGAAAGCCCGTGAACAATGATCAAGCCCGGCGCAAACATCAATAATATTTTCACCGGCATAAGTATCAGTAATACTTGCATCATTAAACTGACCAATTGAGTTTGATCATTTAATAACGATTGGGCTTCAGCTGACGGTTCGCTACGCGGAATGAGTAGCTCCCAATACACATCACTAAACACGAATAAACTCGCTAGCAAGTCGATAACCATAACCAATATAGAAAGAAAAACCAGCGACCTAAGTTGCCGAGAAAATCCGGCAAAAAGAAAATTCTGATTAAATTTAGCACCTAGGTGCTGAGCGTGACACCCTAAAAACAGCCCAGCTACAAACACTTGTGACAAAAAGGCATCCATCACAAGGCCGACCACCGGCACCAAGCGCGACAACAAGATAATGACAAACCACAACACCATGGTCATTGCCCAAGGACCAGGCGCGAGACGAAACAGCTCCGTACCTCGATTAACCCACTGCAGCGCATTCCCAATTCCGACCTGTCTAGGAAACTGCAACTTAGTCGGCGAATGATTACTTGGTGAAGATGAGCTTGATGGTTGTTCAGTCATAGTTTGATTTAATGGGTTTGCGTTCAGTTATGTCGAAGTAACAACAATTAAGCCTAGCTAGGCGTCATATCTAGGTAACACGAGTTATATCAAGATAACATCAGGCTTTCACAACTGTCTTGAGTTACTTACGACGATTCGACGCACATTGTCCCACAAAAAAAGCATAGGGCTCAATCTTGAAATGCCATCGAGCCCTCTTCGCTCAAAACCTAGATCGATAATTCTCACATGAAAAGCGAATATAGCTCTAAAACATTGCTGAGCTAAAAACCACACTTATAATGCATAATAGTCATGTACAGATTCTTTTTAAGCAGCCCGAGGCTGTGCAAACGGAAGTTGTTCGCAACGTCGAATACACAATGGAATCGTTAACTTAGCAAATGAGCCAAGGACCTTCTATGCATACTCTACTCGTCGAGAAAGAGGCCCAAATTGAACAGGCGGCCGATTTACTCCTGCACTTACGAACCGACTACAATCGCTCACAGCTTATTCAACAGATTAAACAACAACAAACGAAAGGTTATCAACTAGCCATAACTTATGATGCGTTAAACGCAGTTTGCGTCGCGGGTTTCGTTATCAGTGAAAAGCTTGCATGGAAGAAGCACTTATACGTGGATGACCTTGTCAGTGAACCAACTCATAGAAGTAAAGGCGCGGGAGCCGCAATGATCCAATGGTTGAAAGACTATGCTAGCGCACAGGGCTGCCAACAACTTCATTTAGACTCTGGTGTTGTGAAGTTTGCAGCCCATAAGTTCTATCTTCGAGAGGGCTTTCGCATTGCCAGTCATCACTTTTCAATCATCGAGTTGTAATGCCGCGCACGGGTTGCAAGCGGGTACTTTCAATGATGAATCACTGCAACGATGAGTCTCAACAACGATCAGTCTCAACAACGATCAGTCCCAACAACAAAGAATCTCTGCATCGATTAAAAACGGCTTCTGTGAGTTATTGCAATGGCGAGGTAGAAATACCCGCACGCTGCCACTTTTGCCAGCGCAATTCTTGACGAGTCACCAATCGCTTAATACTTCGGCACAATGCTTGAAACTCAACGACATCAACCAAATAAAACATCAGCCAAGAAACAGGCGCTAGCGCCAATAAGTTGAGGTGAAACTTTGCTTTGCTATCCAGCATGACTTGAATGGTTACCAGAGAGGTCAAAAACAAGACCACAAAAACCAAAGGTAAAAAGTCAAAGGCATAAATGGTGTAACCGTAGAAGAAGGCCAATAAGGGACCTTCTAATAACAACAGAAACTCCGAATAAACCGCTAGCGGTAATACGAAAAAGCTTAAGTAGCGATTATGGTGGCTTTGTACACTGTAAAACAGTTCAGAGTGCTTGAAAAAGGTTAATATGCGACCGAATTTCCAACGCAAGCGCTGTCGGCATAAGCCTTTGAAGTCTGCAGGACCTTCTGTATAAACCACTGCGTCAGCAGCATATCGCGTCGCATATCCGTGGTTCAATAAACGAACAGACAGTTCTATATCTTCCGTAATAATCGATTCATCAAACCCACCAACCGCTTCAATGGCCGTTTTTCGGTAAGCGGCCGCAGCTCCACCGATAATGTAGACTGATTTGAAAACATCATCGGTACGCTTGAAGAAAAAGCCATACAAATATTCAAGCTGTTGCATCAACTCAAGGGGTTTATTGCGGTTTCCTACGATCACATTTCCCGCGACCGCGGCCACTGAATCATCAGTAAACCGGTCAACCATACGTCGGATTGCGTAGGCATCCATGACGCTGTCTGCGTCTATTGTCATAATGATTTCGCCATTGGCCACTTGCAAAGCTTGATTCATTGCTCGAGCTTTACCACCGTTTTTCAATTTCAAATATTGTATCGGTGGATGTCCTTTGGTCTTCGCGCACACTTTGTGGTTAGCAATAAAACGAGTGACTAATTGATGCGTTGAGTCGGTAGAACCGTCGTTGACGACAACGACTTCAAAATTGGCGTACTTAGCCGCGATGACAGACTCGATGGTTTTGATAATTCCAACTTCTTCATTCCATGCAGGAATAATGACCGATACGCGAGGTAATATTTTCGACGTCCGTCTCTGATACCGTAAACGATCGACAATGCCGTACCAAGGCGCTACCAACAACTGAACCGCCATCTTTAAGAAGAGTGGGATCAGTAAACAGAAGATAAACAATCGCAAATTACCCAAAGCCTCAAACTCTCGGTAGGCATAATTTAACGCGGCATAGAACACAGCACCCGTCAGTGTATAGAGCACTAACAGGACCAATGCACTTTGCAGGTGCGATGCGCCTTTTTGTTGTAGATATACCTTCCAGTCGCGTTTCACGGCTTTCCTCAAGGGTTAACTGTTTAAAATTAATACAGTCATTAATCTTGGTGCCGATTATACCTTTAAGGTTATTTTAAAGAAGATAGCTTTAAGACCTTTTTGAACTAGCTCACACTAATTCGTGTTTTTTTCCTGCCGTCCATTAAATACTTCGCAATTTTGACTATTTACAAATATCCCAATTTCATCGTATAACTGCGTATTATGAGCACTTTTACCAAACACACATCCTCCGGAGCGATATTTGCTAGCCGCAATGGCTGCAAAAGCGTATTACTCTGACTTCCGCAATCAGGCAATGACCTGTGCCAGGCTCTATACTAGCCTCTCTATTCTTAAGTATTTGCACCAAAATTGAACAATTCAGTCAAGCGAGGAGCTTACTATGACATCTGAAAACCATCGCGAGCGCTTTGATTCCAACAAAGCCCCTGAGCCTGTTGGGTTATATCCGCACGCTCGACGTGTCGGCAATCTACTCTTTCTTTCCGGCGTTGGTCCAAGACAACGAGGAAGTAAAGACATTCCAGGCGTGACATTGGATGATGCAGGAAACATTGTCGATTATGATATCGCAACTCAATGTCGTAGCGTTTTCGATAATGTTCGTTGGATTCTAGAAGAGTCTGGATCGAGCTGGGATCGACTCGTCGATGTTCAAGTATTTCTTACCAATATGAAAGATGACTTTAAAGCTTACAATGAAGTCTATGCCGACTACTTTAAAGATGTTCAACCTTGTCGGACAACTGTCGAAATCAACGCCTTACCTACCCCAATCGCCATAGAATTAAAATGCATTGCAACGATAGGCGATGAATATACTTACTAACTTATTTAATTAAGGAGAATCCAATGAGCGCTCCTATGCAAGTCATCAATTTTCAACAGTGGATTGATGATAACCGCGATAAATTAAAGCCGCCCGTTTGTAACAAAGAAGTTTATCGTCATGGTGATATGATCATTATGGTCGTGGGTGGTCCAAACGGACGCAAAGACTTTCACTATAATGAAGGTCCCGAGTTCTTTTACCAACTCGAAGGTGAGATGTTATTACGCACGCAACAAGATGGTAAAGTTGTT from Pleionea litopenaei includes:
- a CDS encoding RNA polymerase sigma factor produces the protein MRKALFNQYIQQHSPGAFAMAMHMLRNRDDASDVMQDACYSLLKQARLPSDSHEFRLLLFRVVRNKAIDRLRALKIRASESLSDIELSGKVIPELTSDFADPQQSMIQQQQYVLLHTALGSISAEHRDILLLKDWQGFSYAEIANILDIEAGTVMSRLHRARLALRETMLALDEDQ
- a CDS encoding BPSS1780 family membrane protein codes for the protein MTEQPSSSSSPSNHSPTKLQFPRQVGIGNALQWVNRGTELFRLAPGPWAMTMVLWFVIILLSRLVPVVGLVMDAFLSQVFVAGLFLGCHAQHLGAKFNQNFLFAGFSRQLRSLVFLSILVMVIDLLASLFVFSDVYWELLIPRSEPSAEAQSLLNDQTQLVSLMMQVLLILMPVKILLMFAPGLIIVHGLSVTQAVQLSAIACLRNVPTLLFYALILMSLGVLVVFTFGIALLAILPIYLASIYAAYRDIFIYSPTSEGTIEA
- a CDS encoding GNAT family N-acetyltransferase, with the protein product MHTLLVEKEAQIEQAADLLLHLRTDYNRSQLIQQIKQQQTKGYQLAITYDALNAVCVAGFVISEKLAWKKHLYVDDLVSEPTHRSKGAGAAMIQWLKDYASAQGCQQLHLDSGVVKFAAHKFYLREGFRIASHHFSIIEL
- a CDS encoding glycosyltransferase, which gives rise to MKRDWKVYLQQKGASHLQSALVLLVLYTLTGAVFYAALNYAYREFEALGNLRLFIFCLLIPLFLKMAVQLLVAPWYGIVDRLRYQRRTSKILPRVSVIIPAWNEEVGIIKTIESVIAAKYANFEVVVVNDGSTDSTHQLVTRFIANHKVCAKTKGHPPIQYLKLKNGGKARAMNQALQVANGEIIMTIDADSVMDAYAIRRMVDRFTDDSVAAVAGNVIVGNRNKPLELMQQLEYLYGFFFKRTDDVFKSVYIIGGAAAAYRKTAIEAVGGFDESIITEDIELSVRLLNHGYATRYAADAVVYTEGPADFKGLCRQRLRWKFGRILTFFKHSELFYSVQSHHNRYLSFFVLPLAVYSEFLLLLEGPLLAFFYGYTIYAFDFLPLVFVVLFLTSLVTIQVMLDSKAKFHLNLLALAPVSWLMFYLVDVVEFQALCRSIKRLVTRQELRWQKWQRAGISTSPLQ
- a CDS encoding RidA family protein encodes the protein MTSENHRERFDSNKAPEPVGLYPHARRVGNLLFLSGVGPRQRGSKDIPGVTLDDAGNIVDYDIATQCRSVFDNVRWILEESGSSWDRLVDVQVFLTNMKDDFKAYNEVYADYFKDVQPCRTTVEINALPTPIAIELKCIATIGDEYTY